From a region of the Tursiops truncatus isolate mTurTru1 chromosome 2, mTurTru1.mat.Y, whole genome shotgun sequence genome:
- the SYNE2 gene encoding nesprin-2 isoform X10: MECPINIKVKKLKETFAFIQQLDKNMSNLRTWLARIESELSKPVVYDVCDDQEIQKRLAEQQDLQRDIEQHSAGVESVFNICDVLLHDSDACANETECDSVQQTTRSLDRRWRNICAMSMERRMKIEETWRLWQKFLDDYSRFEDWLKSAERTAACPNSSEVLYTVAKEELKRFEAFQRQIHERLTQLELINKQYRRLARENRTDTASKLKQMVHEGNQRWDNLQKRVTAILRRLRHFTNQREEFEGTRESILVWLTEMDLQLTNVEHFSESDADDKMRQLNGFQQEITLNTNKIDQLIVFGEQLIQKSEPLDAVLIEDELEELHRYCQEVFGRVSRFHRRLTSHTSGLEDEKEASENETDVEDPREIQDDSWRKRRESEEPSSPQSLCHLVPPAPGPERSGCETPVSVDSIPLEWDHTGDVGGSSSHEEDEEGPYYSALSDVEIPENPEAYLKMTTKTLKASSGKSISEGHSWHVPDSPPCRKRRYKQVGGDRSVQPIPSDSSTPYKPAYVKLLLSPGTEGGKEDPRVLTGGPQQEDEGLAALTGQQSGAFDRWELIQAQELHSKLRIKQNLQQLNSDISDITTWLEKTEAELETLKLAKPPSGMQEMELRVKRLKEILKAFDTYKALVVSVNVSSKEFLQTESTDSEELQDRVGQLRLRWDAAQGAVESWREGLRLSLMQCQDFHQLSQSLLLWLASAESRRQEARVTDPEADPRPLLACQEELLQLEKELVERQPQVNSLQEISSSLLIKGHREDYIEAEEKVHVIEKKLKQLLEQVSQDLVSLQQSQNPDSPLPSLDEVDPGEPLAAPVPAPQAKQFRAEITTKDKNKTASRVPSPAGPESSRPQRSFLWRVIRAALPLQLLLLLLLLLACLLPSSEEDYSCTQANNFARSFYPMLRYTNGPPPT; the protein is encoded by the exons GGTGAAGAAGCTGAAGGAGACCTTCGCTTTTATTCAGCAGTTAGACAAAAACATGAGCAACCTTCGCACCTGGTTGGCTCGGATCGAGTCTGAGCTTTCTAAGCCTGTGGTTTATGATGTCTGTGATGATCAAGAGATCCAGAAGAGGCTCGCTGAACAGCAG GACCTGCAGCGAGACATAGAACAGCACAGTGCAGGGGTGGAGTCTGTGTTTAACATCTGCGACGTCCTCCTGCACGACTCCGATGCCTGTGCCAACGAGACTGAGTGCGACTCCGTCCAGCAGACCACCAGGAGCCTGGACAGGCGCTGGAGGAACATTTGCGCCATGTCCATGGAGCGGCGGATGAA AATTGAGGAGACGTGGCGGCTTTGGCAGAAGTTTTTAGATGATTACTCCCGCTTCGAGGACTGGCTCAAGTCCGCCGAGAGGACAGCGGCCTGCCCGAATTCCTCCGAGGTGCTGTACACCGTTGCCAAAGAAGAGCTGAAGAGGTTTGAG GCCTTCCAGCGGCAGATTCACGAGAGGCTCACGCAGCTGGAGCTCATCAACAAGCAGTACCGGCGGCTGGCCCGCGAGAACCGCACCGACACGGCCAGCAAACTGAAGCAGATGGTGCACGAGGGCAACCAGCGCTGGGACAACCTCCAGAAGCGGGTCACAGCCATCCTGCGGCGACTCCGA CATTTCACCAACCAAAGGGAAGAATTCGAGGGGACCAGGGAGAGCATTCTGGTGTGGCTCACGGAGATGGACCTGCAGCTGACCAACGTGGAGCACTTCTCGGAGAGCGATGCCGACGACAAGATGCGCCAGCTGAAC GGTTTCCAGCAGGAAATTACATTAAATACCAACAAGATCGATCAGCTCATCGTTTTTGGGGAGCAGCTCATTCAGAAGAGTGAGCCCCTGGACGCCGTGCTGATTGAGGATGAGTTGGAGGAGCTGCACCGCTATTGCCAGGAAGTGTTTGGCAGGGTCTCCCGATTCCACCGGAGGCTCACCTCCCACACGTCG GGCTTGGAAGATGAAAAGGAAGCCTCTGAGAATGAAACGGACGTGGAAGACCCCAGAGAGATCCAGGACGACTCTTGGCGTAAAAGAAGAGAGAGCGAGGAGCCCTCGTCCCCTCAGTCCCTTTGTCACCTGGTGCCCCCGGCGCCAGGGCCCGAGCGCTCCGGCTGTGAGACCCCTGTCAGCGTGGATTCCATCCCGCTGGAGTGGGATCACACAGGGGACGTGGGGGGCTCGTCCTCTCACGAAGAAGACGAGGAGGGCCCGTACTACAGCGCGCTGTCAG atgtaGAAATCCCTGAAAATCCTGAGGCATATCTTAAAATGACCACAAAAACTTTGAAAGCGTCTTCTG gtaAATCCATTTCTGAAGGCCACTCGTGGCACGTTCCCGACAGCCCTCCCTGCCGCAAGCGTCGCTACAAGCAAGTGGGAGGTGACAGGAGTGTCCAGCCCATCCCCTCCGATTCCAGCACCCCTTATAAACCAGCCTAC GTAAAGCTGCTGTTGTCTCCAGGGACTGAAGGTGGCAAAGAAGATCCCAGAGTCCTGACTGGCGGCCCACAGCAGGAAGACGAGGGCCTGGCTGCTCTCACCGGGCAGCAGTCAG GTGCCTTTGATAGATGGGAGTTGATCCAAGCGCAAGAACTTCACAGTAAactcagaataaaacaaaacttgcAGCAGCTGAACTCTGATATCAGCGACATCACCACGTGGCTGGAAAAAACTGAAGCAGAGCTGGAAACATTAAAGCTGGCAAAGCCTCCCTCTGGTATGCAGGAAATGGAACTCCGAGTGAAGAGGCTGAAG GAGATACTAAAAGCCTTTGACACCTACAAGGCCTTAGTGGTTTCTGTCAACGTGAGCAGCAAGGAATTTCTGCAAACTGAGAGCACCGACTCCGAAGAGCTCCAAGATAGAGTCGGCCAGCTGCGGCTGCGCTGGGACGCGGCCCAGGGTGCGGTGGAGAGCTGGAGAGAGGGCTTACGGCTGTCGCTCATGCAGTGCCAG GACTTTCACCAGCTGAGTCAAAGCCTGTTGCTGTGGTTAGCGAGCGCCGAGAGCCGGAGGCAGGAGGCTCGTGTCACTGACCCAGAGGCAGACCCCCGGCCCCTCCTGGCATGTCAGGAGGAGCTCCTG caactGGAAAAGGAGCTAGTGGAGCGTCAACCTCAAGTGAACTCCTTACAAGAGATTTCCAGCAGCCTGCTTATCAAGGGGCACAGAGAAGACTACATTGAGGCTGAAGAGAAAGTCCATGTTATTGAGAAGAAACTCAAACAGCTGCTTGAGCAAGTGTCCCAAGACTTAGTGTCCTTGCAGCAAAGCCAG AACCCAGACTCACCTCTGCCCAGCTTGGATGAAGTAGACCCCGGAGAGCCTCTAGCAGCACCTGTACCAGCTCCCCAAGCCAAG CAGTTCAGAGCAGAGATAACTACGAAAGACAAGAACAAGACAGCCAGCAG GGTGCCCAGCCCCGCTGGCCCTGAAAGCTCACGGCCCCAGCGCTCCTTCCTCTGGCGGGTGATCAGGGCGGCGCTGCCCCTCcagctgcttctgctgctgctgctgctcctggccTGCCTGCTGCCCTCCTCCGAAGAGGACTACAGCTGCACTCAGGCCAACAACTTTGCCAGGTCCTTTTACCCCATGCTGCGGTACACCAATGGGCCACCCCCCACCTAG
- the SYNE2 gene encoding nesprin-2 isoform X11: MSNLRTWLARIESELSKPVVYDVCDDQEIQKRLAEQQDLQRDIEQHSAGVESVFNICDVLLHDSDACANETECDSVQQTTRSLDRRWRNICAMSMERRMKIEETWRLWQKFLDDYSRFEDWLKSAERTAACPNSSEVLYTVAKEELKRFEAFQRQIHERLTQLELINKQYRRLARENRTDTASKLKQMVHEGNQRWDNLQKRVTAILRRLRHFTNQREEFEGTRESILVWLTEMDLQLTNVEHFSESDADDKMRQLNGFQQEITLNTNKIDQLIVFGEQLIQKSEPLDAVLIEDELEELHRYCQEVFGRVSRFHRRLTSHTSGLEDEKEASENETDVEDPREIQDDSWRKRRESEEPSSPQSLCHLVPPAPGPERSGCETPVSVDSIPLEWDHTGDVGGSSSHEEDEEGPYYSALSDVEIPENPEAYLKMTTKTLKASSGKSISEGHSWHVPDSPPCRKRRYKQVGGDRSVQPIPSDSSTPYKPAYVKLLLSPGTEGGKEDPRVLTGGPQQEDEGLAALTGQQSGAFDRWELIQAQELHSKLRIKQNLQQLNSDISDITTWLEKTEAELETLKLAKPPSGMQEMELRVKRLKEILKAFDTYKALVVSVNVSSKEFLQTESTDSEELQDRVGQLRLRWDAAQGAVESWREGLRLSLMQCQDFHQLSQSLLLWLASAESRRQEARVTDPEADPRPLLACQEELLQLEKELVERQPQVNSLQEISSSLLIKGHREDYIEAEEKVHVIEKKLKQLLEQVSQDLVSLQQSQNPDSPLPSLDEVDPGEPLAAPVPAPQAKQFRAEITTKDKNKTASRVPSPAGPESSRPQRSFLWRVIRAALPLQLLLLLLLLLACLLPSSEEDYSCTQANNFARSFYPMLRYTNGPPPT; encoded by the exons ATGAGCAACCTTCGCACCTGGTTGGCTCGGATCGAGTCTGAGCTTTCTAAGCCTGTGGTTTATGATGTCTGTGATGATCAAGAGATCCAGAAGAGGCTCGCTGAACAGCAG GACCTGCAGCGAGACATAGAACAGCACAGTGCAGGGGTGGAGTCTGTGTTTAACATCTGCGACGTCCTCCTGCACGACTCCGATGCCTGTGCCAACGAGACTGAGTGCGACTCCGTCCAGCAGACCACCAGGAGCCTGGACAGGCGCTGGAGGAACATTTGCGCCATGTCCATGGAGCGGCGGATGAA AATTGAGGAGACGTGGCGGCTTTGGCAGAAGTTTTTAGATGATTACTCCCGCTTCGAGGACTGGCTCAAGTCCGCCGAGAGGACAGCGGCCTGCCCGAATTCCTCCGAGGTGCTGTACACCGTTGCCAAAGAAGAGCTGAAGAGGTTTGAG GCCTTCCAGCGGCAGATTCACGAGAGGCTCACGCAGCTGGAGCTCATCAACAAGCAGTACCGGCGGCTGGCCCGCGAGAACCGCACCGACACGGCCAGCAAACTGAAGCAGATGGTGCACGAGGGCAACCAGCGCTGGGACAACCTCCAGAAGCGGGTCACAGCCATCCTGCGGCGACTCCGA CATTTCACCAACCAAAGGGAAGAATTCGAGGGGACCAGGGAGAGCATTCTGGTGTGGCTCACGGAGATGGACCTGCAGCTGACCAACGTGGAGCACTTCTCGGAGAGCGATGCCGACGACAAGATGCGCCAGCTGAAC GGTTTCCAGCAGGAAATTACATTAAATACCAACAAGATCGATCAGCTCATCGTTTTTGGGGAGCAGCTCATTCAGAAGAGTGAGCCCCTGGACGCCGTGCTGATTGAGGATGAGTTGGAGGAGCTGCACCGCTATTGCCAGGAAGTGTTTGGCAGGGTCTCCCGATTCCACCGGAGGCTCACCTCCCACACGTCG GGCTTGGAAGATGAAAAGGAAGCCTCTGAGAATGAAACGGACGTGGAAGACCCCAGAGAGATCCAGGACGACTCTTGGCGTAAAAGAAGAGAGAGCGAGGAGCCCTCGTCCCCTCAGTCCCTTTGTCACCTGGTGCCCCCGGCGCCAGGGCCCGAGCGCTCCGGCTGTGAGACCCCTGTCAGCGTGGATTCCATCCCGCTGGAGTGGGATCACACAGGGGACGTGGGGGGCTCGTCCTCTCACGAAGAAGACGAGGAGGGCCCGTACTACAGCGCGCTGTCAG atgtaGAAATCCCTGAAAATCCTGAGGCATATCTTAAAATGACCACAAAAACTTTGAAAGCGTCTTCTG gtaAATCCATTTCTGAAGGCCACTCGTGGCACGTTCCCGACAGCCCTCCCTGCCGCAAGCGTCGCTACAAGCAAGTGGGAGGTGACAGGAGTGTCCAGCCCATCCCCTCCGATTCCAGCACCCCTTATAAACCAGCCTAC GTAAAGCTGCTGTTGTCTCCAGGGACTGAAGGTGGCAAAGAAGATCCCAGAGTCCTGACTGGCGGCCCACAGCAGGAAGACGAGGGCCTGGCTGCTCTCACCGGGCAGCAGTCAG GTGCCTTTGATAGATGGGAGTTGATCCAAGCGCAAGAACTTCACAGTAAactcagaataaaacaaaacttgcAGCAGCTGAACTCTGATATCAGCGACATCACCACGTGGCTGGAAAAAACTGAAGCAGAGCTGGAAACATTAAAGCTGGCAAAGCCTCCCTCTGGTATGCAGGAAATGGAACTCCGAGTGAAGAGGCTGAAG GAGATACTAAAAGCCTTTGACACCTACAAGGCCTTAGTGGTTTCTGTCAACGTGAGCAGCAAGGAATTTCTGCAAACTGAGAGCACCGACTCCGAAGAGCTCCAAGATAGAGTCGGCCAGCTGCGGCTGCGCTGGGACGCGGCCCAGGGTGCGGTGGAGAGCTGGAGAGAGGGCTTACGGCTGTCGCTCATGCAGTGCCAG GACTTTCACCAGCTGAGTCAAAGCCTGTTGCTGTGGTTAGCGAGCGCCGAGAGCCGGAGGCAGGAGGCTCGTGTCACTGACCCAGAGGCAGACCCCCGGCCCCTCCTGGCATGTCAGGAGGAGCTCCTG caactGGAAAAGGAGCTAGTGGAGCGTCAACCTCAAGTGAACTCCTTACAAGAGATTTCCAGCAGCCTGCTTATCAAGGGGCACAGAGAAGACTACATTGAGGCTGAAGAGAAAGTCCATGTTATTGAGAAGAAACTCAAACAGCTGCTTGAGCAAGTGTCCCAAGACTTAGTGTCCTTGCAGCAAAGCCAG AACCCAGACTCACCTCTGCCCAGCTTGGATGAAGTAGACCCCGGAGAGCCTCTAGCAGCACCTGTACCAGCTCCCCAAGCCAAG CAGTTCAGAGCAGAGATAACTACGAAAGACAAGAACAAGACAGCCAGCAG GGTGCCCAGCCCCGCTGGCCCTGAAAGCTCACGGCCCCAGCGCTCCTTCCTCTGGCGGGTGATCAGGGCGGCGCTGCCCCTCcagctgcttctgctgctgctgctgctcctggccTGCCTGCTGCCCTCCTCCGAAGAGGACTACAGCTGCACTCAGGCCAACAACTTTGCCAGGTCCTTTTACCCCATGCTGCGGTACACCAATGGGCCACCCCCCACCTAG